Proteins from a genomic interval of Amycolatopsis sp. cg13:
- a CDS encoding P-loop NTPase fold protein, whose product MRTNRPWESGIDGIAVSVGGSLGSLGRAVREQFPDAGWDSVDYDAIVPERPFVLDLRGGRGSLKFAVLVTPHEDGAFGLPSLPAIATATETGIRFAASADSIALGFPLLGTGDIGLGEAEVAAVAIPAAVRALQDTSGLRSLVFVCNSEQTEDAIRAAWKRAGAARFSVVELAGGISNDLVDPTLGIPLDRDRLGVAPYVSMLATVIADRSTLPPLSVGVFGEWGSGKSYFMGLMRDEVDRLAGSGNPAYRGEIVQIGFNAWHYADRNLWASLGDEIFRQLAGPGPNAQQRREQLREELAKRLDQVTELEDAKRQAQATAAKLQADVDKAALSRKDIAKVLIRSLAGSREVWRRLGIQDEAEQGALLVEQLRGTLSEAEALRRSPKGRWGKAALTASAVILFIGFLVAAATPVAREWLAGVGAGFAAVAGTGVVLLSRARSGIRELRELSEDLRRGIDRGASRAVAPEVVRMLEEIRRAETDQRVAEAQLEEVVARVGELGRELTELTPGRNLYAFLADRAHGDSYRRDLGLISTIRKDFEQLVDLMADWRAHPGSGGTPIDRIVLYIDDLDRCSSRQVVEVLEAVHLLLALELFVVVVGVDPRWLTRSLQSHYDGMLDDSLDDGRLASPEDYLGKIINLPFVLPAMSEGSLRSLLRSLTDDRLLEPAGEERPRTEQIPSPGRTPPDVLPEIEKGSEVDSQSRPERAADPPRPLTSAEIDLLSELDVLISTPREAKRLFNLYRMLRATRDLSAASRFLGDNLEPGDYQAVVALLGLLTAPGLVLEKALDTVPDPDRSITGGLVHRSPEDTWAAFVADCAPRRHGEVWQNPVAGTLCDKELRDWRQLHRGLAHLSTALRIDTLSRFQQWVPAVRRFSYVLSPTA is encoded by the coding sequence GTGCGCACGAATCGTCCGTGGGAGTCCGGCATCGACGGCATCGCGGTTTCCGTCGGCGGCAGTCTCGGCAGCCTCGGCCGCGCGGTCCGGGAACAGTTTCCGGACGCGGGCTGGGATTCCGTCGACTACGACGCGATCGTCCCGGAGCGGCCGTTCGTGCTGGACCTCCGCGGTGGCAGGGGCTCGCTGAAGTTCGCCGTGCTCGTGACGCCGCACGAAGACGGCGCGTTCGGTCTGCCGTCGTTGCCCGCGATCGCGACTGCCACGGAAACCGGGATTCGGTTCGCGGCGAGTGCGGACTCGATCGCGCTCGGGTTTCCGTTGCTGGGCACCGGCGATATCGGGCTCGGGGAAGCGGAGGTCGCCGCGGTGGCGATTCCGGCTGCGGTCCGGGCGCTCCAGGACACCAGTGGCCTGCGCAGTCTTGTCTTCGTCTGCAACTCCGAACAGACGGAGGACGCGATCCGCGCGGCCTGGAAACGGGCGGGGGCCGCCAGGTTTTCCGTCGTCGAGCTGGCCGGCGGCATCTCGAACGATCTGGTCGACCCGACGCTCGGGATCCCGCTCGACCGCGATCGGCTCGGGGTCGCGCCCTACGTGTCGATGCTCGCGACGGTGATCGCCGACCGGAGCACCCTGCCGCCGTTGTCGGTCGGGGTGTTCGGCGAATGGGGGTCCGGCAAGAGCTACTTCATGGGGCTGATGCGGGACGAGGTGGATCGGCTCGCGGGCTCGGGCAATCCGGCTTACCGCGGCGAGATCGTCCAGATCGGGTTCAACGCCTGGCATTACGCGGACCGCAACTTGTGGGCCAGTCTCGGCGACGAGATCTTCCGGCAGCTCGCCGGTCCCGGTCCGAATGCGCAGCAGCGCCGCGAGCAACTGCGCGAGGAACTCGCCAAGCGGCTCGATCAGGTCACCGAACTCGAGGACGCGAAGCGCCAGGCGCAAGCGACCGCCGCGAAACTTCAGGCGGACGTCGACAAGGCCGCGCTGAGCCGGAAAGACATCGCGAAGGTGCTGATCCGGTCGTTGGCCGGCAGCCGGGAAGTGTGGCGCCGCCTCGGGATCCAGGACGAGGCCGAGCAGGGTGCGCTGCTGGTCGAGCAGTTGCGCGGCACATTGTCCGAAGCCGAGGCGTTGCGCAGATCGCCGAAGGGACGCTGGGGCAAGGCAGCGTTGACGGCGTCCGCGGTCATTCTGTTCATCGGTTTCCTCGTCGCCGCGGCCACTCCGGTCGCGAGGGAGTGGCTGGCGGGAGTCGGCGCCGGGTTCGCCGCGGTGGCGGGCACCGGGGTCGTGCTGCTGAGCCGGGCTCGGTCGGGGATCCGGGAGTTGCGCGAACTCAGCGAAGACCTCCGTCGCGGCATCGACCGGGGCGCGAGCAGGGCCGTCGCGCCTGAGGTCGTCCGGATGCTCGAGGAGATCCGGAGGGCCGAGACTGATCAGCGGGTCGCCGAGGCTCAGCTGGAAGAGGTGGTGGCGAGGGTCGGCGAACTCGGCCGGGAGCTGACCGAGCTGACGCCGGGCCGCAATCTTTACGCGTTCCTGGCCGATCGCGCGCACGGCGATTCCTACCGGCGCGACCTCGGGCTGATCTCCACCATCCGCAAGGATTTCGAGCAGCTGGTCGACCTCATGGCCGACTGGCGGGCGCATCCCGGCTCGGGCGGCACGCCGATCGACCGGATCGTGCTGTACATCGACGACCTCGACCGGTGCAGTTCGCGCCAGGTGGTCGAGGTGCTGGAGGCAGTGCACCTGCTGCTCGCCCTGGAACTGTTCGTGGTGGTGGTCGGCGTCGACCCGCGGTGGCTGACCCGGTCGTTGCAGAGCCACTACGACGGGATGCTCGACGATTCCCTCGACGACGGCAGGCTCGCTTCCCCGGAGGACTATCTCGGGAAGATCATCAACCTGCCGTTCGTGCTGCCCGCCATGTCCGAGGGGAGCCTGCGCAGCCTGTTGCGGTCGCTGACCGACGACCGGCTGCTGGAGCCCGCGGGCGAGGAACGGCCGCGGACCGAGCAGATTCCGTCTCCGGGCCGGACGCCCCCGGACGTCCTTCCCGAGATCGAGAAAGGGTCCGAAGTAGACAGTCAGAGCCGCCCGGAGCGGGCCGCGGATCCGCCGCGTCCGCTCACCTCCGCGGAGATCGACCTGTTGTCCGAACTGGACGTGCTGATCAGCACCCCGCGCGAGGCGAAGCGGCTGTTCAACCTGTACCGGATGCTTCGCGCGACCCGGGACCTCTCAGCGGCGTCGCGTTTTCTCGGCGACAACCTCGAACCCGGCGACTACCAGGCGGTGGTGGCGCTGCTCGGTCTGCTCACCGCACCGGGACTCGTGCTCGAAAAGGCGTTGGACACCGTGCCGGACCCGGACCGTTCGATCACCGGCGGTCTCGTCCACCGTTCGCCGGAAGACACCTGGGCCGCGTTCGTGGCCGACTGCGCGCCGCGGCGGCACGGCGAGGTCTGGCAGAACCCGGTCGCCGGGACGCTCTGCGACAAGGAACTGCGGGACTGGCGCCAACTTCATCGCGGCCTCGCCCACCTGTCGACCGCGCTGCGCATCGACACTCTTTCCCGCTTCCAGCAATGGGTTCCGGCGGTCCGCCGGTTCTCCTATGTCCTCTCCCCCACGGCCTGA
- a CDS encoding ABC transporter permease translates to MTTVKEPDLDLAAPKPDELAAVLLATERPPRPSALSASFSFGWRAVLKIKHVPEQLFDVTAFPIMMTLMFTYLFGGALAGSPTQYLQFFLPGILASSVVMITMYTGVAVNTDIAKGVFDRFRTLPIWRPAPMVGYLLGDVLRYLIASVVIMVVGLILGFRPDGGIGGVAAGVLLLLVFSFGLSWVWTMFGLLLRSEKSVMGVSMMVIMPLTFLSNIYVDPSTMPGWLQAGVSANPISHLVTAVRSTMSGAWDGSAIMWTLIAAAALTAVFGTLTMRLYNRK, encoded by the coding sequence GTGACCACCGTCAAGGAACCCGATCTCGATCTCGCGGCCCCGAAGCCGGACGAACTGGCTGCGGTCCTGCTCGCGACCGAACGGCCGCCGCGGCCGAGCGCGCTGTCCGCGTCATTCTCCTTCGGCTGGCGGGCCGTGCTGAAGATCAAGCACGTGCCGGAGCAGTTGTTCGACGTCACCGCGTTCCCGATCATGATGACGTTGATGTTCACCTACCTGTTCGGCGGCGCGCTGGCCGGATCGCCGACGCAGTACCTGCAGTTCTTCCTGCCGGGCATCCTCGCGTCGAGCGTCGTGATGATCACGATGTACACCGGCGTCGCGGTGAACACCGACATCGCGAAGGGCGTGTTCGACCGCTTCCGCACGCTCCCGATCTGGCGGCCCGCCCCGATGGTGGGCTACCTCCTCGGCGACGTGCTGCGGTACCTGATCGCGTCCGTGGTGATCATGGTCGTCGGCCTGATCCTGGGCTTCCGCCCGGACGGCGGGATCGGCGGCGTGGCCGCGGGAGTCCTGCTGCTGCTCGTGTTCTCGTTCGGGCTGTCGTGGGTGTGGACGATGTTCGGGCTGCTGCTGAGGTCCGAGAAATCGGTGATGGGCGTCAGCATGATGGTGATCATGCCGCTGACGTTCCTCAGCAACATCTACGTCGACCCGTCCACCATGCCCGGCTGGCTCCAGGCCGGCGTCTCGGCCAACCCGATCAGCCACCTGGTCACCGCGGTGCGCTCGACGATGTCCGGAGCCTGGGACGGCAGCGCCATCATGTGGACGCTGATCGCGGCGGCCGCGCTGACCGCGGTGTTCGGGACGCTGACCATGCGGCTGTACAACCGGAAATGA
- a CDS encoding ATP-binding cassette domain-containing protein — MSNAAGEPAIETSGLVKVFGETRAVDGVDLVVPAGTVYGVLGPNGAGKTTTVRMLATLSRPDGGEARVFGHDVVREADAVRSRVSLTGQYASVDEDLTGQENLVLLGRLLGHRSAAARDRAAQLLAAFGLTEAARRQVKNYSGGMRRRLDIAASILNTPDLLFLDEPTTGLDPRSRNQVWDIVRAIVAQGTTVLLTTQYLDEADQLASRIAVIDHGRVIAEGTKGELKASVGVGAVHLRLRDADQRATAAEVLERALSATVQLDHDPVAITARLSSDAHEAAADRASRALAELAKAGVTVDTFSLGQPSLDEVFLALTDRTATEEAA; from the coding sequence ATGAGCAACGCAGCCGGGGAACCGGCGATCGAGACTTCCGGGCTCGTCAAAGTGTTCGGCGAGACCCGAGCGGTGGACGGGGTCGACCTCGTCGTGCCCGCCGGAACCGTGTACGGCGTCCTGGGGCCCAACGGCGCGGGCAAGACCACCACCGTCCGCATGCTCGCCACGCTGTCGCGACCGGACGGCGGCGAGGCGCGGGTGTTCGGCCACGACGTGGTGCGCGAAGCAGACGCCGTGCGCAGCCGGGTGAGTCTCACCGGCCAGTACGCGTCGGTCGACGAAGACCTGACCGGACAAGAGAATCTGGTGCTGCTGGGCCGGCTTCTGGGGCACCGCAGCGCTGCCGCGCGCGATCGGGCGGCCCAGCTGCTCGCGGCGTTCGGGCTCACCGAAGCCGCGCGCCGCCAAGTCAAGAACTACTCCGGCGGCATGCGCAGGCGGCTCGACATCGCCGCGAGCATCCTCAACACGCCGGATCTGCTGTTCCTCGACGAGCCGACCACCGGCCTCGATCCGCGCAGCCGCAATCAGGTGTGGGACATCGTCCGCGCGATCGTCGCGCAGGGCACCACCGTCCTGCTCACCACGCAATACCTCGACGAGGCCGACCAGCTGGCGTCGCGGATCGCGGTGATCGACCACGGCCGCGTCATCGCCGAGGGCACCAAGGGCGAGCTGAAGGCCTCGGTCGGGGTCGGCGCCGTCCACCTGCGGCTGCGGGACGCCGACCAGCGCGCGACCGCCGCCGAAGTGCTGGAACGCGCGCTTTCCGCCACCGTGCAACTGGATCACGACCCCGTCGCGATCACCGCCCGGCTGTCGTCGGACGCGCACGAGGCCGCCGCCGACCGCGCGTCGCGGGCTCTCGCGGAGCTCGCGAAGGCCGGCGTCACCGTCGACACGTTCTCGCTCGGCCAGCCCAGCCTCGACGAGGTTTTCCTGGCCCTTACCGACCGCACAGCCACCGAGGAGGCGGCGTGA
- a CDS encoding NADPH-dependent FMN reductase produces the protein MDEELRVAVLVASTREGRVGGEIGRWFVERAAGHGGVALDVLDLATFAIPARLPAEPTAGMAGFAKRIAAAEAYVVVTPEYNRSFPASLKQAIDCAYEEWRAKPVGFVSYGYRAGGRYAVEHLRDVFTELHTATVRDSVCLDLLEHECGDPGAGPHGESAGHAVSALLDELIWWGLALREGRRARPYRG, from the coding sequence GTGGACGAGGAGCTGCGGGTAGCCGTGCTCGTCGCCAGCACCCGGGAGGGCCGGGTCGGCGGCGAGATCGGCCGATGGTTCGTCGAGCGGGCCGCCGGGCACGGCGGGGTGGCGCTCGACGTGCTCGACCTCGCGACGTTCGCGATCCCGGCCCGGCTGCCCGCCGAGCCGACGGCCGGCATGGCCGGGTTCGCGAAACGGATCGCGGCGGCCGAGGCGTACGTCGTGGTCACGCCCGAGTACAACCGCAGCTTCCCGGCGTCGCTGAAACAGGCGATCGACTGCGCGTACGAGGAATGGCGGGCCAAACCGGTCGGCTTCGTCTCCTACGGCTACCGCGCGGGCGGCCGCTACGCGGTGGAGCACCTCCGGGACGTCTTCACAGAACTGCACACAGCGACGGTGCGGGATTCGGTGTGCCTCGACCTGCTCGAGCACGAATGCGGCGACCCCGGCGCGGGTCCGCACGGGGAATCCGCAGGTCACGCGGTCTCTGCTCTACTGGACGAGCTGATCTGGTGGGGACTGGCACTGCGCGAGGGCCGGCGCGCGCGGCCGTATCGCGGATGA
- a CDS encoding ROK family protein — MTSEDLILGIDFGGTKVALGLSDRTGTLRATRRLDTDAEAGAEQVVTRALAAAAELVGDARLAAIGVVSPGIVLPDRILLAPNVPGWEELRLAELVSAAFPAVPVAVGTDAKAAALAEWTWGTLAGADPAVFLSLGTGIAAAVLVGGRLLTGANGAAGEIGYNLRTPQDTDGFAGGAAPLEEAVGGRWLGTRATALLGRPVTAGELFALARENTEAKELVTSALDELSMHVANLAIAFDPARIAVGGGLVRSADVLLPALRERLAAAVPFPPELVPARFDQDAALLGAVALALRAE, encoded by the coding sequence GTGACATCGGAAGACCTGATCCTGGGCATCGACTTCGGCGGCACGAAAGTGGCGCTGGGTCTGTCCGACCGGACCGGCACGCTGCGGGCGACCCGCCGCCTGGACACCGACGCCGAAGCGGGCGCCGAACAGGTGGTCACCCGGGCGCTGGCCGCCGCGGCCGAGCTGGTCGGCGACGCCCGGCTCGCCGCGATCGGCGTAGTGAGCCCGGGAATCGTGCTGCCGGACCGGATCCTGCTGGCCCCGAACGTGCCCGGCTGGGAAGAACTCCGCCTGGCCGAACTGGTGTCGGCAGCCTTCCCCGCGGTGCCGGTCGCGGTTGGCACCGACGCCAAAGCCGCCGCCCTGGCCGAATGGACCTGGGGCACCCTGGCCGGCGCCGACCCCGCGGTATTCCTGTCGCTAGGCACCGGAATCGCCGCCGCGGTCCTGGTCGGCGGCCGCCTGCTGACCGGAGCCAACGGGGCGGCCGGGGAGATCGGGTACAACCTGCGCACCCCCCAAGACACTGACGGTTTCGCCGGCGGAGCGGCGCCGCTGGAGGAAGCCGTCGGAGGCCGGTGGCTGGGCACGCGGGCGACCGCGCTGCTCGGCCGCCCGGTCACGGCGGGGGAGTTGTTCGCCTTGGCGCGGGAAAACACCGAGGCCAAGGAGCTGGTCACTTCGGCTTTGGACGAGCTTTCGATGCACGTGGCCAACCTGGCGATCGCCTTTGATCCCGCGCGGATTGCTGTCGGCGGCGGGTTGGTTCGGTCGGCTGATGTGCTTTTGCCTGCCCTGCGGGAACGCTTGGCGGCCGCGGTGCCGTTCCCGCCGGAGTTAGTGCCCGCGCGGTTCGACCAGGACGCTGCGTTGCTGGGCGCGGTGGCGCTGGCGTTGCGGGCAGAGTGA
- a CDS encoding beta-mannosidase, whose product MRKPLIAGIAALVLVPGAVATTASAQQPETAASRSQGESTIGLGGWQVLTTAQVKDDGTAVSKPGYPTHGWLKVKPDDAGAPGTEINALVQNGKCPNVFYSDNMRKCFGYQTKRGPVTTKQFQDPWWFRTDFDAGFRPGKNAKLTVPGVVGEGDVWVNGTLVAGKDVVSGAYAGHTFDVTKVLRPGKNTLAVKMYPNDPNSMYTLDQADWAQIVPDNNTGLQYPPTLQLSDALSGDNAHVVQDNAADLSTSSLTAKVDVTNDADIPQTGEVAATVTPPGRGAPIVVKQNVTIPAHAKQTVTFTPAKFPQLKIVKPQVWWPYSMGAQPLYTLGTTVSQGGVVSTSSSDTFGIRTVTSKLIGKSPALPDGARKFAVNGRDFVFRGGGFAPDLFLRYDKADIAHQLALIKNLGLSGVRLEGHDMPADFYEQADRAGLLVLGGFLCCDAWQPEKPEKLTDRDYRIMHDSAYSIAQRERSHPSVITYGWSDNEPIPRQETETLSAFKAADWDVPVIASAEYKSTKTLGPSGEKEGPYDWVPPAYWYDSSTFDKTDPSRTNAGGAWGFASEQSAGHTVPTLDSIRRFLSPEEQAKLWQDPAYNQYHANYESGHGGYKFGTLYTLDESIARRYGKWDSLESYVESAQIANYENTRSQFEAFLAHANDKKNPSTGVVYWQLNKGWPTLLWSLYNNDGDQPGAYFGAQKANKPLHALYAYDTGTVALSNLGAARQNGISVQAKVYDTAGKVLDDQTAPAVSLDSQGVATGLLKPKVPAETKAPAKAQTYFVELQVRQAGKVVDRNVYWMSTQKDVVDWAKTLQNPQATMSQYGDLTALRDLQRSQVNVTASTRPSRGPDGTDTATTVTVTNTSKTSAVSFFLRADLRRSTDGSQLPAATWDDNDITLWPGQSQTLTVRYRAADLHGAGPTVSVDGFNTGRVVVPAGPHRDSQGAVPPVIEGTRE is encoded by the coding sequence GTGAGGAAACCGCTGATCGCCGGGATCGCCGCGCTGGTCCTCGTTCCCGGAGCAGTCGCGACCACCGCTTCCGCGCAGCAGCCGGAAACCGCGGCGTCCCGTTCGCAGGGCGAGTCGACGATCGGGCTCGGCGGTTGGCAGGTGCTGACGACCGCGCAGGTCAAGGACGACGGCACGGCCGTCTCGAAGCCCGGCTACCCGACGCACGGCTGGCTGAAAGTGAAGCCGGACGACGCGGGCGCGCCGGGCACCGAGATCAACGCGCTCGTGCAAAACGGCAAGTGCCCGAACGTGTTCTACTCCGACAACATGCGCAAATGCTTCGGCTACCAGACGAAGCGCGGGCCGGTCACCACGAAGCAGTTCCAGGACCCGTGGTGGTTCCGCACCGATTTCGACGCCGGTTTCCGGCCGGGCAAGAACGCGAAGCTGACCGTCCCGGGTGTCGTCGGCGAGGGCGACGTGTGGGTGAACGGCACGCTCGTCGCGGGCAAGGACGTGGTGAGCGGCGCGTACGCGGGCCACACCTTCGACGTCACGAAGGTCCTGCGGCCGGGCAAGAACACGCTCGCGGTCAAGATGTACCCGAATGACCCGAATTCGATGTACACGCTCGACCAGGCCGACTGGGCGCAGATCGTGCCGGACAACAACACCGGCCTGCAGTATCCGCCGACGCTGCAGCTGTCGGACGCGCTGAGCGGCGACAACGCGCACGTCGTGCAGGACAACGCGGCGGATCTGTCGACGTCCTCGCTGACCGCGAAGGTCGACGTCACCAATGACGCGGACATTCCGCAGACCGGCGAGGTCGCCGCGACGGTGACGCCGCCGGGGCGCGGCGCGCCGATCGTGGTGAAGCAGAACGTCACGATTCCCGCGCACGCCAAGCAAACCGTGACGTTCACGCCGGCGAAGTTCCCGCAGTTGAAGATCGTCAAGCCGCAAGTGTGGTGGCCGTACTCGATGGGTGCACAGCCGTTGTACACCTTGGGTACGACAGTTTCGCAGGGCGGCGTGGTGTCGACGTCGTCGTCGGACACGTTCGGGATCCGGACGGTGACGTCGAAGCTGATCGGCAAGTCGCCGGCACTGCCGGACGGCGCGCGGAAGTTCGCGGTCAACGGCCGCGACTTCGTGTTCCGCGGCGGCGGTTTCGCGCCGGACCTGTTCCTGCGCTACGACAAGGCCGACATCGCGCACCAGCTCGCGCTGATCAAGAACCTCGGCCTGTCCGGCGTCCGGCTCGAAGGCCACGACATGCCCGCGGACTTCTACGAGCAGGCCGACCGCGCCGGACTGCTGGTGCTCGGCGGATTCCTCTGCTGCGACGCCTGGCAGCCGGAGAAACCGGAGAAACTGACCGACCGCGACTACCGGATCATGCACGATTCCGCGTATTCGATCGCGCAGCGCGAACGCAGCCACCCCAGCGTGATCACCTACGGCTGGAGCGACAACGAGCCGATCCCGCGGCAGGAAACCGAGACGCTGAGCGCGTTCAAGGCGGCCGACTGGGACGTGCCGGTGATCGCGTCGGCGGAGTACAAGAGCACGAAAACGCTCGGCCCGTCGGGGGAGAAGGAAGGCCCTTACGACTGGGTTCCGCCGGCCTATTGGTACGACTCGTCGACCTTCGACAAGACCGACCCGAGCCGCACGAACGCGGGCGGGGCCTGGGGTTTCGCGAGCGAGCAGAGCGCCGGGCACACCGTGCCGACCCTGGATTCGATCCGGCGGTTCCTGTCGCCGGAGGAGCAGGCGAAACTCTGGCAGGACCCGGCGTACAACCAGTACCACGCGAATTACGAATCCGGGCACGGCGGCTACAAGTTCGGCACGCTGTACACCTTGGACGAGTCGATCGCCCGCCGGTACGGGAAATGGGACTCGCTGGAGTCCTATGTGGAGTCCGCGCAGATCGCGAACTACGAGAACACCCGTTCCCAGTTCGAGGCGTTTCTCGCGCACGCCAACGACAAGAAGAACCCGTCGACCGGCGTCGTGTACTGGCAGCTGAACAAGGGCTGGCCGACGCTGCTGTGGTCGCTGTACAACAACGACGGCGACCAGCCGGGCGCGTATTTCGGCGCGCAGAAGGCGAATAAGCCGCTGCACGCGCTGTACGCCTACGACACCGGCACTGTCGCGCTGTCCAACCTGGGTGCCGCGCGGCAGAACGGGATTTCCGTGCAGGCCAAGGTGTACGACACCGCGGGCAAGGTGCTCGACGACCAGACCGCTCCGGCGGTTTCGCTGGACAGCCAGGGCGTCGCGACCGGATTGCTGAAGCCGAAGGTCCCGGCGGAGACGAAGGCGCCGGCGAAGGCACAGACGTATTTCGTGGAGCTGCAGGTGCGGCAGGCCGGGAAGGTCGTGGACCGGAACGTCTACTGGATGTCGACCCAGAAGGACGTCGTGGACTGGGCGAAGACGCTGCAGAACCCGCAGGCGACGATGAGCCAGTACGGCGATCTGACCGCACTGCGCGATCTGCAGAGGTCGCAGGTCAACGTGACTGCGTCGACGCGCCCGTCGCGTGGCCCGGACGGCACGGACACCGCGACGACGGTCACGGTCACTAATACGTCGAAGACCTCCGCGGTCAGTTTCTTCCTGCGCGCGGACCTGCGCCGCTCCACCGACGGTTCCCAGCTGCCAGCCGCGACCTGGGACGACAACGACATCACGTTGTGGCCGGGCCAGTCGCAGACGCTGACCGTCCGCTACCGGGCCGCCGACCTCCACGGCGCCGGCCCGACCGTCAGCGTCGACGGGTTCAACACCGGCCGGGTCGTGGTGCCGGCCGGTCCGCACCGGGACAGCCAGGGCGCTGTCCCGCCGGTCATCGAGGGGACCCGCGAGTGA